Proteins encoded together in one Kitasatospora albolonga window:
- a CDS encoding protein meaA, with protein sequence MTERQKDRPWLMRTYAGHSTAEASNELYRRNLAKGQTGLSVAFDLPTQTGYDPDHILARGEVGRVGVPVSHLGDMRRLFQDIPLEQMNTSMTINATAMWLLALYQVVAEEQGADPGKLQGTTQNDIVKEYLSRGTHVFPPVPSLRLTTDMITYTVNRIPKWNPINICSYHLQEAGATPVQEIAYAMSTAIAVLDAVRDSGQVPEEKFGDVVARISFFVNAGVRFIEEMCKMRAFGRIWDRVTRERYGITDAKQRRFRYGVQVNSLGLTEAQPENNVQRIVLEMLAVTLSKDARARAVQLPAWNEALGLPRPWDQQWSLRIQQVLAHESDLLEYEDIFAGSHVIEAKVDALVEESLAEIDRIQQMGGAMAAVESGYLKSELVSSHAARRARIEGGQEKIVGVNIYETTEPNPLTSDLDGAIMTVDPANEARVVAALHEWRDNRDEARATEALAALKKAAAGTENMMEATVECARAGVTTGEWSWALRDVFGEFRAPTGVSSAPVAVAAEPGSTLSLVREKVTRTAADLGVGRLRLLVGKPGLDGHSNGAEQIAVRARDAGFEVVYQGIRLTPEQITDAALAEDVHCVGLSILSGSHAELVPDVLHRLREAGAPDIPVIAGGIIPPADAAALIEAGVAAVFTPKDFGITEIIGRIVDEIRKANKLDPLEVSA encoded by the coding sequence ATGACCGAACGTCAGAAGGACCGGCCCTGGCTCATGCGGACGTACGCCGGTCACTCGACCGCCGAGGCGTCCAACGAGCTGTACCGCCGCAACCTCGCCAAGGGCCAGACGGGTCTCTCGGTCGCCTTCGATCTGCCGACGCAGACCGGATACGACCCGGACCACATTCTCGCCCGCGGCGAGGTGGGCCGTGTCGGTGTGCCCGTCTCGCACCTCGGTGACATGCGCCGGCTGTTCCAGGACATCCCCCTGGAGCAGATGAACACCTCGATGACGATCAACGCGACCGCCATGTGGCTGCTGGCGCTCTACCAGGTGGTCGCGGAGGAGCAGGGGGCCGACCCCGGCAAGCTCCAGGGGACCACGCAGAACGACATCGTGAAGGAGTACCTCTCGCGCGGGACGCACGTCTTCCCGCCGGTGCCCTCGCTGCGGCTGACCACCGACATGATCACGTACACGGTCAACCGCATCCCCAAGTGGAACCCGATCAACATCTGCAGCTACCACCTCCAGGAGGCGGGGGCGACCCCGGTCCAGGAGATCGCGTACGCCATGTCGACCGCCATCGCGGTGCTCGACGCGGTCCGCGACTCGGGCCAGGTCCCGGAGGAGAAGTTCGGTGATGTGGTCGCCCGGATCTCGTTCTTCGTGAACGCGGGCGTCCGCTTCATCGAGGAGATGTGCAAGATGCGCGCCTTCGGCCGTATCTGGGACCGCGTCACCCGCGAGCGGTACGGCATCACCGACGCCAAGCAGCGCCGCTTCCGCTACGGCGTCCAGGTCAACTCCCTCGGCCTGACCGAGGCGCAGCCGGAGAACAACGTCCAGCGCATCGTCCTGGAGATGCTGGCCGTCACCCTCTCCAAGGACGCCCGCGCCCGCGCGGTGCAGCTCCCGGCCTGGAACGAGGCGCTGGGGCTGCCGCGCCCCTGGGACCAGCAGTGGTCGCTCCGTATCCAGCAGGTGCTGGCCCACGAGAGCGATCTGCTGGAGTACGAGGACATCTTCGCCGGTTCGCACGTCATCGAGGCCAAGGTGGACGCCCTGGTCGAGGAGTCGCTCGCGGAGATCGACCGCATCCAGCAGATGGGCGGCGCGATGGCGGCCGTCGAGTCCGGCTACCTGAAGTCGGAGCTGGTCTCCTCGCACGCGGCGCGGCGGGCCCGGATCGAGGGCGGCCAGGAGAAGATCGTCGGCGTCAACATCTACGAGACGACCGAGCCCAACCCGCTCACCTCCGACCTGGACGGCGCGATCATGACCGTCGACCCGGCGAACGAGGCCCGGGTCGTCGCCGCCCTCCACGAGTGGCGGGACAACCGCGACGAGGCCCGTGCGACGGAGGCGCTGGCCGCGCTGAAGAAGGCCGCCGCGGGCACCGAGAACATGATGGAAGCCACCGTCGAGTGCGCCCGCGCGGGCGTCACCACCGGCGAGTGGTCCTGGGCGCTGCGGGACGTCTTCGGCGAGTTCCGCGCGCCCACCGGGGTCTCCTCGGCCCCGGTCGCGGTGGCCGCCGAGCCGGGCAGCACGCTCTCGCTGGTCCGCGAGAAGGTCACCCGTACCGCCGCCGACCTGGGCGTGGGACGGCTGCGCCTGCTGGTCGGCAAGCCGGGTCTGGACGGGCACTCCAACGGGGCCGAGCAGATCGCCGTACGGGCCCGTGACGCCGGTTTCGAGGTGGTCTACCAGGGCATCCGGCTGACCCCCGAGCAGATCACCGACGCGGCGCTCGCCGAGGACGTGCACTGCGTGGGGCTCTCCATCCTCTCCGGCTCGCACGCGGAGCTGGTGCCCGACGTGCTGCACCGGCTGCGCGAGGCCGGGGCGCCGGACATCCCCGTGATCGCGGGCGGCATCATCCCTCCGGCGGACGCCGCCGCGCTCATCGAAGCCGGTGTGGCCGCCGTCTTCACCCCGAAGGACTTCGGCATCACGGAGATCATCGGCCGTATCGTCGACGAGATCCGGAAAGCGAACAAGCTCGACCCTCTGGAGGTCTCCGCATGA
- a CDS encoding TetR family transcriptional regulator, producing MSQPAKSPRATAAPDAPETAAGSRAAAQRLKMRRELAAAAMELFATKGYEATTVDEIAGAAGVARRTFFRHFRSKEEAIFPDHDDTLVRAEAVLNAAPAHEHPLDTVCRGIKEVMKMYAAKPAVSVARYKLTREVPTLREAEIASVARYERLFTRYLLGHFDERDHHVGNNDPLLAEVAASAVVTAHNHVLRRWLRAGGQGDVEAQLDRAFAIVRDTFGTGIGAGRTAQTEPLRAPAATVATEGEVLVAVARTDAPLDEVMRTIQQALKER from the coding sequence ATGTCCCAGCCCGCCAAGTCACCCCGTGCCACCGCCGCGCCCGACGCCCCGGAGACCGCCGCGGGATCGCGCGCCGCCGCCCAACGGCTCAAGATGCGCCGCGAACTGGCCGCAGCCGCGATGGAACTCTTCGCCACGAAAGGCTACGAGGCGACGACCGTCGACGAGATCGCGGGCGCCGCGGGCGTCGCCCGCCGGACCTTCTTCCGCCACTTCCGCTCCAAGGAAGAGGCCATCTTCCCGGACCACGACGACACCCTCGTCAGGGCCGAGGCCGTCCTCAACGCCGCCCCCGCGCACGAGCATCCGCTCGACACCGTGTGCCGCGGCATCAAGGAGGTCATGAAGATGTACGCGGCCAAGCCCGCCGTCTCCGTGGCCCGTTACAAACTGACCCGTGAGGTGCCCACCCTCCGGGAGGCCGAGATCGCGTCGGTGGCCCGCTACGAGCGGCTGTTCACCCGCTATCTGCTGGGCCACTTCGACGAGCGCGACCACCACGTGGGCAACAACGACCCGCTGCTGGCGGAGGTGGCCGCGTCCGCCGTGGTCACCGCGCACAACCACGTACTGCGCCGCTGGCTGCGGGCGGGCGGCCAGGGCGATGTGGAGGCCCAGCTCGACCGGGCCTTCGCCATCGTGCGGGACACCTTCGGCACCGGCATCGGGGCGGGCCGGACCGCCCAGACCGAGCCCCTCCGGGCCCCGGCGGCGACGGTGGCGACCGAGGGCGAGGTGCTGGTCGCGGTGGCCCGTACGGACGCCCCGCTGGACGAGGTCATGCGGACGATCCAGCAGGCCCTCAAGGAGCGCTGA
- a CDS encoding crotonyl-CoA carboxylase/reductase — MKEILDAIQSQDSTAADFAALSLPESYRAITVHKDEAEMFAGLESRDKDPRKSLHLDEVPVPELGPGEALVAVMASSVNYNSVWTSIFEPVSTFGFLERYGRLSELTKRHDLPYHVIGSDLAGVVLRTGPGVNAWNPGDEVVAHCLSVELESSDGHNDTMLDPEQRIWGFETNFGGLAEIALVKSNQLMPKPKHLSWEEAAAPGLVNSTAYRQLVSRNGAGMKQGDNVLIWGASGGLGSYATQFALAGGANPICVVSSPEKADICRAMGAEAVIDRNAEGYRFWKDERTQDPREWKRFGKRIREFTGGEDIDIVFEHPGRETFGASVYVTRKGGTITTCASTSGYMHEYDNRYLWMSLKRIIGSHFANYREAWEANRLIAKGKIHPTLSRTYTLEETGQAAHDVHRNVHQGKVGVLALAPREGLGVRDQEMREQHIDAINRFRNV; from the coding sequence GTGAAGGAAATCCTGGACGCCATCCAGTCGCAGGACAGCACGGCCGCGGACTTCGCGGCCCTGTCCCTCCCCGAGTCCTACCGCGCGATCACCGTGCACAAGGACGAGGCGGAGATGTTCGCGGGGCTCGAGTCCCGCGACAAGGACCCCCGCAAGTCGCTCCACCTGGACGAGGTCCCGGTCCCCGAGCTCGGCCCCGGCGAGGCCCTCGTCGCCGTGATGGCCAGTTCGGTGAACTACAACTCCGTCTGGACCTCGATCTTCGAGCCGGTCTCCACCTTCGGCTTCCTGGAGCGGTACGGACGGCTCAGCGAGCTCACCAAGCGCCACGACCTGCCGTACCACGTCATCGGCTCGGACCTGGCGGGCGTCGTCCTGCGCACCGGCCCCGGCGTGAACGCCTGGAACCCGGGCGACGAGGTCGTCGCGCACTGCCTCTCCGTCGAGCTGGAGTCCTCCGACGGCCACAACGACACGATGCTCGACCCCGAGCAGCGCATCTGGGGCTTCGAGACCAACTTCGGCGGCCTGGCGGAGATCGCGCTCGTCAAGTCCAACCAGCTGATGCCGAAGCCCAAGCACCTCAGCTGGGAGGAGGCCGCGGCGCCGGGCCTGGTCAACTCGACCGCGTACCGCCAGCTCGTCTCGCGCAACGGCGCGGGCATGAAGCAGGGCGACAACGTGCTGATCTGGGGCGCCAGCGGCGGACTCGGCTCCTACGCCACGCAGTTCGCGCTGGCAGGCGGCGCCAACCCGATCTGTGTCGTCTCCTCCCCGGAGAAGGCCGACATCTGCCGGGCGATGGGCGCCGAGGCGGTCATCGACCGCAACGCCGAGGGCTACCGGTTCTGGAAGGACGAGCGCACCCAGGACCCCAGGGAGTGGAAGCGCTTCGGCAAGCGCATCCGCGAGTTCACCGGCGGCGAGGACATCGACATCGTCTTCGAGCACCCGGGCCGCGAGACCTTCGGCGCCTCGGTCTACGTCACCCGCAAGGGCGGCACGATCACCACCTGCGCCTCCACCTCGGGCTACATGCACGAGTACGACAACCGCTACCTGTGGATGTCCCTCAAGCGCATCATCGGCTCCCACTTCGCCAACTACCGCGAGGCGTGGGAGGCCAACCGCCTGATCGCCAAGGGCAAGATCCACCCGACGCTCTCCAGGACGTACACGCTGGAGGAGACCGGCCAGGCCGCCCACGACGTCCACCGCAACGTCCACCAGGGCAAGGTCGGCGTCCTGGCACTGGCCCCGCGCGAGGGCCTGGGCGTGCGCGACCAGGAAATGCGCGAGCAGCACATCGACGCCATCAACCGCTTCCGCAACGTCTGA
- a CDS encoding adenylosuccinate lyase, whose translation MFMDTLSVMDEELRSLMDRLRDEAAGSAAYDLLVTTDDNEALARVLVEPGRPLWAREIAAFRLGCAGDRRAFEALVLLLNHRDPERCVSACHALAELNDPRTPRAAAALATNTLRTAYAVHPVRLLTILRAPEAVPALVATLHRLLAPGEPHWQVALACVEGLGQLGDRRARPVLTAALPHPRLGTAAARALGRLR comes from the coding sequence GTGTTCATGGATACGCTGAGCGTCATGGACGAGGAACTCCGTTCGCTCATGGACCGGTTACGCGACGAGGCGGCCGGGTCGGCCGCGTACGACCTGCTCGTGACGACCGACGACAACGAGGCGCTGGCCCGGGTCCTGGTGGAGCCCGGACGTCCGCTCTGGGCCCGGGAGATCGCCGCCTTCCGGCTCGGCTGCGCGGGTGACCGGCGGGCCTTCGAGGCGCTGGTGCTCCTGCTCAACCACCGCGACCCCGAACGCTGCGTCTCCGCCTGCCACGCCCTGGCCGAGCTGAACGACCCCCGCACGCCCCGGGCCGCCGCCGCGCTCGCGACCAACACCCTGCGCACCGCGTACGCCGTGCACCCGGTGCGCCTGCTCACCATCCTGCGGGCCCCGGAGGCGGTGCCCGCCCTGGTCGCCACCCTCCACCGTCTGCTGGCCCCCGGGGAGCCGCACTGGCAGGTGGCGCTGGCCTGCGTGGAGGGCCTCGGCCAGCTCGGCGACCGGCGGGCCCGCCCGGTCCTCACGGCGGCCCTCCCGCACCCGCGCCTGGGGACGGCGGCGGCGCGGGCGCTGGGACGGCTGCGGTAG
- a CDS encoding polyketide cyclase, with translation MAQVEATTERIIAADAETVFDALADYKDVRGKVLPPHFSEYEVREGGDGEGTLVHWKLQATSKRVRDCLLEVTEPTDGQLVEKDRNSSMVTTWTVTPAGEGKSRAVVTTVWDGAGGIGGFFERTFAPKGLGRIYDELLQNLATEVEK, from the coding sequence ATGGCGCAGGTCGAGGCCACCACGGAGCGGATCATCGCGGCGGACGCGGAGACGGTGTTCGACGCGCTGGCCGACTACAAGGACGTCCGCGGCAAGGTGCTTCCCCCGCACTTCAGCGAGTACGAGGTCCGGGAGGGCGGCGACGGCGAGGGCACCCTCGTCCACTGGAAGCTCCAGGCCACCAGCAAGCGGGTCCGCGACTGCCTGCTGGAGGTCACCGAGCCGACCGACGGGCAGCTCGTCGAGAAGGACCGCAACTCCTCCATGGTCACCACCTGGACCGTCACCCCGGCCGGTGAGGGGAAGTCCAGGGCCGTCGTCACGACCGTCTGGGACGGCGCGGGCGGCATCGGCGGCTTCTTCGAGCGCACCTTCGCCCCCAAGGGCCTCGGCCGGATCTACGACGAGCTGCTCCAGAACCTCGCCACCGAGGTCGAGAAGTAG
- a CDS encoding GNAT family N-acetyltransferase encodes MRSPENADEIRRLFDRGIREHARPDGPGVRVERAGPVVRQVGGPDDWNGVVWSDPGLDARGADAAVAAQIAHCTSLGLPEFEWKLYAHDRPADLGERLRAAGFVPEEPEALLVAPAGPSAGAVGLPEGVSLRPVTDAAGAELMARAHERAFGTDGSRLLHQVVRRLEEAPEDFVAVLAVDADGEPVCSGRMELYPGTGFAGLWGGGTVAAWRGRGVYRALVAYRARIAVERGYRYLQVDATALSAPILRRLGFLELGTTTPYVYRPGR; translated from the coding sequence ATGCGATCACCTGAGAACGCCGACGAGATCCGCCGCCTCTTCGACCGCGGGATACGGGAGCACGCCCGCCCCGACGGCCCCGGCGTACGGGTCGAACGCGCCGGGCCCGTCGTACGCCAGGTCGGCGGCCCGGACGACTGGAACGGGGTGGTGTGGTCGGACCCGGGGCTGGACGCCCGGGGGGCCGATGCCGCCGTCGCCGCGCAGATCGCGCACTGCACGTCCCTCGGGCTGCCGGAGTTCGAGTGGAAGCTGTACGCCCACGACCGCCCCGCCGACCTGGGGGAACGGCTGCGGGCCGCCGGGTTCGTACCGGAGGAGCCGGAGGCCCTGCTGGTGGCCCCGGCGGGGCCGTCGGCCGGGGCGGTCGGGCTGCCCGAGGGGGTGAGCCTGCGGCCGGTGACCGACGCGGCGGGGGCTGAGCTGATGGCCCGGGCCCATGAGCGGGCCTTCGGCACCGACGGGAGCCGTCTGCTCCACCAGGTGGTGCGGCGGCTGGAGGAGGCGCCCGAGGACTTCGTCGCGGTGCTGGCGGTGGACGCCGACGGGGAGCCGGTCTGCTCCGGGCGGATGGAGCTGTACCCGGGCACGGGGTTCGCGGGGCTCTGGGGCGGCGGGACGGTGGCCGCGTGGCGCGGGAGGGGCGTCTACCGGGCGCTGGTGGCGTACCGGGCGCGGATCGCCGTGGAGCGGGGCTACCGGTATCTCCAGGTCGACGCGACCGCCCTGTCGGCCCCGATCCTGCGGCGGCTGGGCTTCCTGGAGCTGGGGACGACGACGCCGTATGTGTACCGACCCGGCCGGTAA
- a CDS encoding peptidase, producing MTKRAGILIAAGATVAGLLAAAPAPAAASGTGAPPAPELTWTDCPTENHPTLQCAKVSAPLDHDDPAGRQITLALSRVPHTAKTFQGPLLVNPGGPGGSGLSMAGFVASALPEKVAAQYDVIGFAPRGVGKSTPALNCLPGHSDPVRPDSVPASYREERVNRDRAAAFARACGEKHGDVLPYMDTVSAAKDLDVIRRALGAEQLNYFGYSYGTYLGAVYAKLHPERVRRLVLDSVVDPDDVWYQGNLNQDYAFDDRHKAFAAWVAKHDATYGLGTDPAGVEAAWYRMRAAVAAEPAGGRVGASELEDTFLPGGYYNGYWPYLAEAFAAYVNEKDTEALVTAYENFGATGTGGDNSYSVYLAVQCRDAGWPRHWSTWRNDTRRIHDKAPFMTWNNTWYNAPCADWPVEPLHPVRVVNDRLPAALILQATGDAATPYAGAVSMHRKLRGSSLVVEEGGGNHGITLSGNACLDQHLTAYLTDGTVPRGRGEGEADAVCAALPDPKPLPAAKAAAQSVDNSAGSRLHGLLGPRH from the coding sequence ATGACGAAACGTGCAGGAATTCTGATCGCCGCCGGTGCCACGGTCGCCGGTCTGCTGGCCGCCGCTCCGGCCCCGGCCGCCGCCTCCGGGACGGGCGCGCCGCCCGCCCCGGAGCTCACGTGGACCGACTGTCCGACGGAGAACCATCCGACGCTCCAGTGCGCGAAGGTCAGCGCCCCGCTGGACCACGACGACCCCGCCGGCCGGCAGATCACCCTCGCCCTGTCCCGGGTCCCGCACACCGCGAAGACCTTCCAGGGCCCGCTGCTGGTCAACCCGGGCGGGCCGGGCGGCAGCGGGCTGTCGATGGCCGGGTTCGTGGCGTCGGCGCTGCCGGAAAAGGTGGCCGCCCAGTACGACGTGATCGGGTTCGCCCCGCGCGGGGTGGGGAAGAGCACCCCGGCGCTGAACTGCCTGCCCGGCCACTCCGATCCCGTACGCCCCGACTCAGTGCCCGCCTCCTACCGGGAGGAGCGGGTCAACCGCGACCGGGCGGCGGCCTTCGCCCGCGCCTGCGGGGAGAAGCACGGCGATGTGCTGCCGTACATGGACACCGTCAGCGCCGCCAAGGACCTCGACGTGATCCGCCGGGCGCTGGGCGCGGAGCAGCTCAACTACTTCGGTTACTCGTACGGTACGTATCTGGGCGCGGTCTACGCGAAGCTGCACCCGGAGCGGGTGCGGCGCCTGGTGCTGGACTCGGTCGTCGACCCGGACGACGTCTGGTACCAGGGCAACCTGAACCAGGACTACGCCTTCGACGACCGCCACAAGGCGTTCGCGGCCTGGGTGGCGAAGCACGACGCGACGTACGGGCTCGGCACGGACCCGGCCGGGGTGGAGGCCGCCTGGTACCGGATGCGGGCGGCCGTCGCGGCCGAGCCCGCGGGCGGCAGGGTCGGGGCGAGCGAGCTGGAGGACACGTTCCTGCCCGGCGGGTACTACAACGGCTACTGGCCCTACCTCGCCGAGGCGTTCGCCGCGTACGTGAACGAGAAGGACACCGAGGCGCTGGTGACGGCGTACGAGAACTTCGGCGCCACCGGCACGGGCGGCGACAACAGCTACTCCGTTTACCTCGCCGTCCAGTGCCGGGACGCCGGGTGGCCCCGGCACTGGTCCACCTGGCGCAACGACACCCGGCGCATCCACGACAAGGCGCCCTTCATGACCTGGAACAACACCTGGTACAACGCGCCGTGCGCGGACTGGCCGGTGGAGCCGCTCCACCCGGTCCGGGTGGTCAACGACCGCCTCCCGGCGGCGCTGATCCTCCAGGCCACCGGGGACGCGGCGACCCCGTACGCGGGCGCGGTGAGCATGCACCGCAAGCTCAGGGGCTCCAGCCTGGTGGTGGAGGAGGGCGGCGGCAACCACGGCATCACGCTGAGCGGCAACGCCTGCCTGGACCAGCACCTGACGGCCTATCTGACCGACGGGACCGTCCCGCGCGGCCGGGGCGAGGGCGAGGCGGACGCGGTCTGCGCGGCCCTCCCGGACCCGAAGCCGCTGCCGGCGGCGAAGGCGGCGGCCCAGTCGGTGGACAACAGCGCGGGCAGCCGTCTGCACGGGCTGCTGGGGCCGCGGCACTGA
- a CDS encoding 3-hydroxybutyryl-CoA dehydrogenase: MDTPLSTIAVVGLGTMGTGIAEVLALAGREVIGIDISEAAARQAVTSLEASTARAVARGRITEQERAAALARFRTSDTLRAAAGAELVIEVVPETYEIKQQVFRELDAIVSPAAILATGTNALSVTRLAAESQRPERVLGLHFFNPAPAMKLVEVVSSVLTAPPAVEAVTQLARELGKEPVAVGDRPGFVADGLLFGYLNQAAAMYEANYASREDIDAAMKLGCGLPMGPLALLDLIGIDTARTVLEAMYAASHDRLHAPAPVLGQLSEAGLTGRKAGRGFYTYEAPGSQTVVPDALTPSPEAAAGEGRPVGSVGVAGSGTMASGIAEVFAKAGYTVVLAARSQEKADVAKGRIAKSLERSVSKGRLTAEARDETLGRITAAGSLDAFAEVDLAVEAVAEDLEIKQQLFATLDKVCRPGAVLATTTSSLPVIAVARATARPEDVIGMHFFNPAPAMKLVEVVRTVLTADDVHATVRAVCAKIRKHPVDCGDRAGFIVNALLFPYLNNAIKMVEEHYASLDDIDAAMKLGGGYPMGPFELLDVVGLDVSLAIEKVLHREFRDPGLAPAPLLEHLVAAGCLGRKTGRGFREYARR, from the coding sequence ATGGACACCCCGCTCTCCACCATTGCCGTCGTCGGCCTCGGCACCATGGGCACCGGTATCGCCGAGGTGCTGGCCCTCGCGGGCCGCGAGGTCATCGGTATCGACATCAGCGAGGCGGCCGCCCGGCAGGCCGTCACCTCCCTCGAAGCGTCCACCGCGCGGGCCGTCGCGCGCGGGCGGATCACCGAGCAGGAGCGGGCCGCCGCGCTCGCCCGGTTCCGTACCTCCGACACGCTCCGGGCCGCCGCCGGGGCCGAGCTGGTCATCGAGGTCGTGCCGGAGACGTACGAGATCAAGCAGCAGGTGTTCCGGGAGCTGGACGCGATCGTCTCCCCCGCCGCGATCCTCGCCACCGGCACGAACGCCCTGTCGGTGACCCGGCTGGCCGCCGAGTCGCAGCGCCCCGAGCGCGTGCTCGGTCTGCACTTCTTCAACCCGGCGCCCGCGATGAAGCTGGTCGAGGTGGTCTCCTCGGTGCTGACCGCGCCGCCCGCCGTCGAGGCCGTCACCCAGCTGGCCCGGGAGCTCGGCAAGGAGCCGGTCGCGGTCGGGGACCGGCCCGGGTTCGTCGCGGACGGGCTGCTCTTCGGCTACCTCAACCAGGCCGCCGCGATGTACGAGGCGAACTACGCGTCCCGCGAGGACATCGACGCGGCGATGAAGCTGGGCTGCGGGCTGCCCATGGGCCCGCTCGCCCTGCTGGACCTGATCGGCATCGACACCGCCCGGACGGTCCTGGAGGCCATGTACGCCGCCTCCCACGACCGCCTCCACGCCCCCGCCCCCGTCCTCGGCCAGCTGAGCGAGGCGGGGCTGACCGGGCGCAAGGCGGGGCGCGGCTTCTACACGTACGAGGCTCCGGGCAGCCAGACCGTGGTGCCCGACGCGCTGACCCCGTCCCCGGAGGCGGCGGCCGGTGAGGGGCGTCCGGTCGGCTCCGTCGGGGTCGCGGGCTCCGGAACGATGGCGTCCGGGATCGCGGAGGTCTTCGCCAAGGCCGGGTACACCGTCGTCCTCGCGGCCCGCAGCCAGGAGAAGGCCGACGTCGCCAAGGGCCGGATCGCCAAGTCGCTGGAGCGCTCGGTCAGCAAGGGGCGGCTGACGGCCGAGGCCCGCGACGAGACGCTGGGGCGGATCACGGCGGCCGGTTCGCTGGACGCCTTCGCGGAGGTCGACCTCGCCGTGGAGGCCGTCGCCGAGGACCTGGAGATCAAGCAGCAGCTCTTCGCGACCCTGGACAAGGTCTGCCGGCCGGGCGCGGTCCTCGCCACCACCACCTCGTCGCTGCCGGTCATCGCCGTCGCCCGGGCGACCGCGCGGCCCGAGGACGTCATCGGGATGCACTTCTTCAACCCGGCGCCCGCGATGAAGCTGGTCGAGGTCGTCCGTACGGTCCTGACCGCCGACGACGTCCACGCCACGGTCCGCGCGGTCTGCGCGAAGATCCGCAAGCACCCGGTGGACTGCGGGGACCGGGCCGGGTTCATCGTGAACGCGCTGCTGTTCCCGTACCTCAACAACGCGATCAAGATGGTCGAGGAGCACTACGCCTCGCTGGACGACATCGACGCGGCGATGAAGCTGGGCGGCGGGTACCCGATGGGCCCGTTCGAACTGCTGGACGTCGTCGGGCTCGATGTCTCCCTCGCGATCGAGAAGGTGCTGCACCGCGAGTTCCGTGACCCGGGGCTCGCCCCGGCGCCGCTGCTGGAGCACCTGGTGGCCGCGGGCTGCCTCGGCCGCAAGACGGGCCGCGGCTTCCGCGAATATGCCCGTCGCTGA
- a CDS encoding radical SAM protein produces MRWDNLVENSSMTGNSALFAADAVTTRTFDTPEFRGITFHEIRARSILNRVPGASRMPFEWTVNPYRGCSHACVYCFARKTHSYLDLDTGIGFDSQIVVKTNAAELLQRELASRHWRGEHVAMGTNVDCYQRAEGRYRLMPGIITALRDRANPFSILTKGTLILRDLELLRQAAEVTEVGVSVSVGFTDRGLWRTVEPGTPSPGRRLDAVRALTESGIGCSVLMAPVVPFLGDRPEQLRATVSAIAAAGAVSVTPLVLHLRPGAREWYFQWLGQHHPHLVERYERMYGDGAYAPTWYQRRITRQVHELADEFGIGPAHRGGARRIAPARTPDEPEPGPTQLTLL; encoded by the coding sequence ATGCGCTGGGACAATCTGGTCGAAAACAGCTCCATGACCGGCAACAGCGCGCTCTTCGCCGCGGACGCGGTGACCACGCGCACCTTCGACACCCCGGAATTCCGGGGCATCACGTTCCACGAGATCCGGGCCCGTTCGATCCTGAACCGGGTGCCCGGGGCCTCGCGGATGCCGTTCGAATGGACGGTGAACCCCTACCGGGGCTGCTCGCACGCCTGTGTGTACTGCTTCGCCCGCAAGACCCACAGCTATCTGGACCTGGACACCGGCATCGGCTTCGACTCGCAGATCGTCGTCAAGACCAACGCCGCCGAACTGCTCCAGCGGGAGCTGGCCTCCCGGCACTGGCGGGGCGAGCACGTCGCGATGGGGACGAATGTCGACTGCTACCAGCGGGCGGAGGGGCGCTACCGGCTCATGCCGGGCATCATCACCGCCCTGCGCGACCGGGCGAACCCCTTCTCGATCCTGACGAAGGGCACCCTGATCCTGCGGGACCTGGAGCTGCTGCGGCAGGCCGCCGAGGTCACCGAGGTCGGTGTCTCGGTCTCCGTCGGCTTCACCGACCGCGGGCTGTGGCGCACGGTCGAACCCGGCACCCCCTCCCCCGGCCGCCGTCTCGACGCGGTGCGCGCCCTCACGGAGAGCGGGATCGGCTGTTCGGTCCTGATGGCGCCGGTCGTCCCCTTCCTGGGCGACCGCCCCGAGCAGCTGCGCGCCACGGTCTCGGCCATCGCGGCGGCCGGGGCGGTCTCCGTGACCCCGCTGGTGCTGCATCTGCGCCCCGGCGCGCGCGAGTGGTACTTCCAGTGGCTCGGGCAGCACCACCCGCACCTGGTGGAGCGGTACGAGCGGATGTACGGGGACGGGGCGTACGCCCCCACCTGGTACCAGCGCCGGATCACGCGTCAGGTCCACGAGCTGGCGGACGAGTTCGGGATCGGCCCGGCGCACCGGGGCGGAGCGCGCCGGATCGCGCCCGCGCGGACGCCGGACGAGCCGGAGCCGGGACCGACGCAGCTGACGCTTCTGTGA